The Carnobacterium mobile DSM 4848 genome includes a window with the following:
- a CDS encoding folate family ECF transporter S component has translation MNKKKFDARSISIIGLLMALDIILTRFVAIETPIVRIGFGFLPVAIIAMLYGPWIAGVAAALADFMGIMLFPKVALYFPGFTLSAFLGGVIYGLVLYKKPKTLGRVVLAILLVTVFVNLGLNTLWLTILLDKAIYVIFPARFIQNLVLAPVDIALLYFVLQNKTLRKATRIE, from the coding sequence ATGAACAAAAAAAAGTTTGATGCCAGAAGTATTTCAATTATCGGCTTGTTGATGGCACTCGACATTATATTAACGCGCTTCGTCGCTATTGAAACGCCAATCGTTCGAATCGGGTTTGGCTTTCTGCCTGTTGCGATCATCGCCATGCTGTATGGTCCTTGGATTGCTGGAGTTGCTGCAGCACTAGCGGACTTTATGGGAATCATGCTGTTTCCAAAAGTAGCCCTCTATTTCCCTGGCTTTACATTATCGGCTTTTTTAGGAGGCGTTATTTATGGGCTGGTTTTATATAAGAAGCCTAAAACCCTTGGTCGTGTAGTACTTGCGATCTTATTAGTAACGGTTTTTGTTAACTTAGGATTGAATACATTGTGGTTGACCATCTTGTTAGATAAAGCCATTTATGTTATTTTCCCGGCACGATTTATCCAAAACTTGGTATTGGCGCCTGTCGATATTGCTTTGTTGTATTTCGTGTTGCAAAATAAAACCTTGCGAAAAGCAACTAGAATCGAATAA
- a CDS encoding tRNA dihydrouridine synthase — MKENFWRELPRPFFILAPMEDVTSVVFRHVVSEAAKPDVFFTEFTNTVSYCHPEGRNSVRGRLAFTEDEQPMVAHIWGDQPEHFREMSIGMAKEGFSGIDINMGCPVPNVAGKGKGSGLILRSEVAADLIEAAKAGGLPVSVKTRLGYSSLDEWYEWITHLLKQDVANLSIHLRTRKEMSKVDAHWEMIPEIKKLRDEIAPDTLLTINGDIPDRQTGMKLVEQYGVDGVMIGRGIFKNPYAFEKEPKEHSSEELLGLLRLQLDLHDKYSKELEPRPFRPLRRFFKIYVRGFRGASELRNQLMDTESTDEVRTLLDNFVYEDDHETNLASDAFEFNSEGRI; from the coding sequence ATGAAAGAAAATTTTTGGCGTGAATTGCCGCGGCCATTTTTTATATTGGCACCAATGGAAGATGTGACTAGTGTTGTTTTTCGTCATGTAGTGAGTGAAGCAGCTAAACCAGACGTCTTCTTTACCGAATTTACCAATACCGTAAGTTATTGTCATCCAGAAGGACGCAATAGTGTCCGCGGCCGGTTAGCATTTACAGAAGATGAACAGCCAATGGTCGCTCACATATGGGGAGACCAGCCCGAACACTTTAGAGAAATGAGTATCGGCATGGCGAAAGAAGGGTTTAGCGGGATTGATATCAATATGGGCTGTCCAGTTCCGAATGTAGCTGGAAAAGGAAAGGGATCTGGTCTTATCCTTCGTTCAGAAGTTGCAGCTGATCTTATAGAAGCAGCCAAAGCAGGCGGATTGCCTGTAAGTGTGAAAACTAGATTAGGTTACAGCAGCTTAGACGAGTGGTATGAGTGGATAACACACTTATTGAAGCAAGACGTCGCTAATCTTTCCATTCACTTGCGTACCAGAAAAGAAATGAGTAAAGTCGATGCTCATTGGGAAATGATTCCAGAAATCAAGAAACTTCGTGATGAAATAGCTCCAGACACCCTTTTGACGATTAATGGAGACATTCCTGATCGGCAAACTGGAATGAAACTTGTTGAACAATATGGTGTGGACGGAGTAATGATTGGACGGGGTATTTTTAAAAATCCATATGCTTTTGAAAAAGAGCCGAAAGAACACAGCAGTGAAGAATTGCTTGGTCTTTTAAGACTGCAGCTTGATCTCCATGACAAATATTCAAAAGAATTGGAGCCGCGTCCGTTCAGACCATTACGCCGTTTTTTCAAAATTTATGTTCGTGGTTTTCGTGGTGCAAGTGAATTAAGAAACCAATTGATGGATACTGAGTCGACCGATGAAGTGCGGACTTTGCTTGATAACTTTGTATATGAAGATGATCATGAAACAAATCTGGCTTCTGATGCCTTTGAGTTTAACTCTGAAGGCAGAATCTGA
- a CDS encoding ribosomal protein L7/L12 has translation MSELAMWLLMVGVVLLLMSKISQLKEDMARMNTTLNAIAKQVNVPDPINDELKNSILELISKGEKIKAIKEYRTATGAGLVEAKQYIDSLSE, from the coding sequence ATGAGTGAATTAGCGATGTGGCTGCTGATGGTAGGAGTAGTGTTGCTTTTAATGTCAAAAATCAGTCAATTAAAAGAGGATATGGCTCGTATGAACACCACATTAAATGCTATTGCTAAACAAGTTAATGTGCCTGATCCGATAAATGATGAACTAAAAAATAGCATTTTAGAACTCATTTCAAAAGGGGAAAAAATTAAAGCGATTAAAGAATATCGAACTGCTACTGGAGCAGGACTAGTTGAGGCTAAGCAATATATTGACTCTTTAAGTGAATAA
- a CDS encoding organic hydroperoxide resistance protein, with protein sequence MSESKVMYQTTAINTGGRDGESHLPDKSFSVRVSTPKKMGGPGQGSNPEQLFALGYSACFNSALEHKMKEENVSGKTQVTTTIELLSDPTDNGFKLAAKMEVGIEGKDLTETQELADKAHTFCPYSKATKGNIDVTVTAVEYKEDN encoded by the coding sequence ATGTCAGAATCTAAGGTTATGTATCAAACTACCGCTATCAACACCGGTGGACGTGACGGTGAAAGTCATTTGCCAGATAAATCCTTCTCAGTTCGTGTTTCAACTCCTAAAAAAATGGGTGGTCCTGGACAAGGAAGCAACCCTGAACAACTTTTTGCACTCGGCTATAGCGCTTGTTTTAATTCAGCTCTGGAACATAAAATGAAAGAAGAAAACGTCAGTGGTAAAACACAAGTAACGACTACCATTGAATTGCTTTCAGACCCAACAGATAATGGATTCAAATTAGCTGCTAAAATGGAAGTTGGTATCGAAGGCAAAGACTTAACAGAAACTCAAGAACTAGCTGATAAAGCTCATACTTTTTGCCCTTACTCGAAAGCAACAAAAGGCAACATCGATGTAACGGTTACTGCAGTCGAATATAAAGAAGATAACTAA
- a CDS encoding amidohydrolase, giving the protein MTTTLTSSTIKEEVQQGAEDVIALRRYFHQHPEPSLKEYETIKRIKEELDILAIPYEAVGETGAIGTIVGGKGPGKTLLLRADIDALELEDAKDKPYKSKNQGLHHACGHDGHASALLGAAKILKQHEADFYGTIKLAFQQAEEIGAGARQFVAGGFVEGVDQVFGLHLDSSVETGKVVATVGPTNASCDIFSITVHGESGHAARPDLGRDALLTAAAITVELQSIVGREVSPLDNVVVAVGVLKAGTRYNIIANEATLEGTVRTFSHETRQFVLEAVERIARDVAKAHRTTIEFKNYDAAAPLINHPTATNRAARIGAEMVGEENVIRDNEKSLGADDFADFLAVAEGVYARVGTKNPEDPDTWYGHHHENFDIDERGLAIATELHVNYALDYLNDL; this is encoded by the coding sequence ATGACCACTACATTGACCAGTTCAACCATTAAAGAAGAAGTCCAACAAGGAGCCGAAGACGTCATTGCTTTACGCCGCTACTTCCACCAACACCCTGAACCGAGTTTAAAAGAATATGAAACCATCAAACGCATTAAAGAAGAACTAGATATATTGGCCATTCCTTATGAAGCAGTCGGCGAAACCGGTGCTATCGGAACAATCGTTGGCGGTAAAGGACCTGGAAAAACTCTTTTACTGCGAGCCGATATCGATGCATTAGAATTAGAAGACGCCAAAGACAAACCCTATAAATCTAAAAATCAAGGATTGCACCATGCTTGTGGGCATGATGGTCATGCCTCCGCTTTATTAGGAGCAGCCAAAATCTTGAAACAACATGAAGCAGATTTTTACGGAACGATCAAACTGGCTTTTCAACAAGCCGAAGAAATCGGAGCCGGTGCACGCCAATTTGTAGCAGGCGGATTTGTTGAAGGAGTCGATCAAGTTTTTGGTCTTCATTTAGATTCATCCGTCGAAACCGGAAAAGTCGTAGCAACGGTTGGTCCAACCAATGCTTCTTGTGATATCTTTTCGATCACCGTCCACGGCGAAAGCGGACATGCTGCACGTCCTGATTTGGGACGTGACGCTTTATTGACCGCTGCAGCAATCACCGTCGAACTGCAAAGTATTGTCGGGCGTGAAGTCAGTCCGTTAGACAATGTCGTGGTAGCTGTCGGCGTTTTAAAAGCTGGAACACGCTACAATATCATTGCGAATGAAGCCACACTGGAAGGTACAGTTCGGACATTTAGCCATGAAACACGCCAGTTTGTATTAGAAGCTGTTGAACGTATTGCACGTGACGTTGCAAAAGCGCATCGCACAACGATTGAATTTAAAAATTATGATGCAGCTGCTCCGCTGATCAATCATCCCACGGCCACAAATCGTGCCGCTCGCATTGGCGCTGAAATGGTCGGCGAAGAAAATGTCATCAGAGACAACGAAAAAAGCTTAGGAGCAGATGACTTTGCGGACTTCTTAGCCGTTGCTGAAGGAGTTTATGCACGTGTCGGCACGAAAAATCCTGAAGATCCGGATACGTGGTACGGCCATCATCACGAAAACTTTGATATTGATGAGCGCGGCTTAGCTATTGCTACTGAATTACATGTCAATTATGCTTTAGATTATTTAAACGACCTTTAA
- a CDS encoding 2-hydroxymuconate tautomerase, with protein sequence MPFVHIELVAGRTPEQKANLVKEVTEAVVKNTGAPSEKVHVILNEMQPENYAHNGKLLG encoded by the coding sequence ATGCCGTTTGTTCATATCGAATTAGTTGCAGGACGTACACCGGAACAAAAAGCGAATTTGGTTAAAGAAGTAACCGAAGCTGTTGTGAAAAATACAGGAGCTCCGAGCGAAAAAGTTCATGTTATTCTCAACGAAATGCAGCCGGAAAATTATGCTCATAATGGAAAGCTGTTAGGCTAG
- a CDS encoding HD domain-containing protein, which translates to MIFKEDADQLLPIEQVFRDPVHDYIHVQHQVILDLIGTREFQRLRRIKQLGTSSFTFHGAEHTRFTHSLGVYEIARRICDNFARNFPEKTPGDGGWDDSERLVVLCAALLHDIGHGPYSHTFERIFKTDHEAITVEIIMSPQTEVHQILASIAVDFPEKVASVIQKTYPNPQVVQLISSQIDADRMDYLLRDAYFTGVNYGTFDLTRILRVIRPYKDGIAFQISGMHAVEDYIVSRYQMYMQVYFHPVSRSMEVILDHLLKRAELLYTDAEVHLEHSASILIPFFNQTFTLEDYLKLDDGVLSTYFTLWRDEQDAVLSDLATRFLDRKPFKSVHFSSQQDQVTLQKLMDLIQEAGYDTDYYTAINNSYDLPYDFYRPNQITNRTQIELMYQDGTFIELSQVSEIVSSLTGKVRGDERFYFPKEFLKPKTEKEVDLFEPIYQEFKRYIKNDAIRQPTTPLEE; encoded by the coding sequence ATGATATTTAAAGAAGATGCTGATCAATTATTACCAATCGAACAGGTTTTTCGTGACCCAGTCCATGATTATATCCATGTCCAGCACCAAGTCATTTTAGATCTGATCGGCACTCGTGAGTTTCAGCGTTTACGCCGGATCAAACAATTAGGCACTTCTTCTTTTACTTTTCACGGAGCTGAACATACCCGCTTTACACATTCATTAGGCGTTTATGAAATCGCTCGGCGGATTTGTGATAATTTCGCTCGTAATTTCCCTGAAAAAACTCCTGGAGACGGGGGCTGGGACGATTCAGAACGCTTAGTGGTCTTGTGTGCTGCTTTATTGCACGATATTGGACATGGACCTTACTCCCATACTTTCGAACGTATTTTTAAAACAGATCATGAAGCCATCACCGTGGAGATCATTATGTCTCCGCAAACAGAAGTTCATCAGATTTTAGCCAGTATTGCAGTTGATTTTCCTGAGAAAGTAGCGAGTGTCATTCAAAAAACCTATCCAAATCCGCAAGTCGTCCAATTGATTTCCAGTCAAATCGATGCCGATCGGATGGATTATCTATTGCGCGATGCTTACTTTACCGGTGTCAATTACGGTACATTTGATCTGACAAGAATATTGCGAGTTATTCGGCCTTACAAAGACGGCATTGCTTTTCAGATTTCAGGTATGCATGCGGTTGAAGATTATATTGTCAGTCGCTATCAAATGTACATGCAAGTTTATTTCCACCCTGTTTCACGCAGTATGGAAGTTATTTTAGATCATTTGTTAAAACGAGCTGAACTCTTGTATACCGACGCGGAAGTCCACTTAGAGCACTCGGCAAGTATCTTGATTCCTTTCTTTAACCAAACTTTTACTTTAGAAGATTATTTAAAATTGGATGACGGCGTTTTAAGTACCTACTTTACGCTTTGGCGAGACGAACAAGATGCTGTTTTAAGTGATTTAGCTACGCGCTTTCTGGACCGCAAACCCTTTAAGTCGGTTCATTTTTCCAGCCAGCAGGATCAAGTCACTTTACAAAAATTGATGGATTTAATCCAAGAAGCCGGTTATGATACAGATTACTACACAGCTATCAATAACAGTTATGATCTGCCTTATGATTTCTACCGCCCTAATCAAATCACTAACCGCACACAAATTGAACTGATGTATCAAGACGGCACTTTTATTGAGCTTTCTCAGGTCAGCGAAATCGTTTCTTCCTTGACCGGAAAAGTTCGCGGTGACGAACGGTTTTATTTTCCAAAAGAATTTTTAAAACCAAAAACAGAAAAAGAAGTTGATTTATTCGAACCGATTTACCAAGAGTTCAAACGCTACATTAAAAATGATGCAATCCGTCAACCCACTACCCCATTGGAGGAATAA
- a CDS encoding methionine ABC transporter ATP-binding protein — MISLQQVSVTFESKEQTISAVQDVSLSIQKGEVFGIVGYSGAGKSTLVRTINLLQRPTAGSVIVGDQDLLQLKPKELRKARKKIGMIFQHFNLMASRTIAENVAYPLRKSGLSKTEMAKRVAELLALVGLSDKSQAYPSQLSGGQKQRVAIARSLANDPEVLLCDEATSALDPKTTLSILELLKELNQRLGLTIVIITHEMQVVKEICHRVAVMENGHVIESNDIVSIFTDPKEQLTKEFISTATHLDQALENVLKHPTLLNLQANDQLANISYVGDSTSEPLIAALSLRFGVATNIIFGNVEFLQDTPVGNLVVVFSGESAQQEKAIHYLKSQNVRVAIINHQQKIIQFKKEAAAI; from the coding sequence ATGATTTCATTACAACAAGTCAGTGTCACATTTGAAAGCAAAGAGCAAACGATTTCTGCAGTACAAGATGTTTCTTTATCCATTCAGAAAGGAGAAGTTTTTGGGATCGTTGGATACAGTGGTGCAGGAAAAAGCACACTCGTCCGGACAATCAACTTATTGCAGCGGCCAACTGCTGGTTCTGTCATCGTAGGAGATCAAGATTTATTGCAATTAAAGCCGAAAGAATTAAGGAAAGCCCGAAAGAAAATTGGAATGATTTTTCAACACTTTAACTTGATGGCTTCACGAACCATTGCAGAAAATGTTGCTTATCCTTTGAGGAAGTCGGGACTGTCAAAAACTGAAATGGCGAAGCGTGTGGCAGAATTATTGGCTTTAGTCGGTTTGTCCGATAAAAGTCAGGCTTATCCTTCCCAGCTTTCTGGTGGTCAAAAACAACGGGTCGCCATTGCTCGCTCATTGGCGAATGATCCAGAAGTGCTGCTTTGTGATGAAGCTACCAGCGCACTTGATCCAAAGACTACACTTTCCATTTTAGAATTATTGAAAGAACTGAATCAGCGTTTAGGTTTGACGATCGTCATCATCACTCATGAAATGCAAGTCGTGAAAGAAATTTGTCATCGAGTTGCCGTGATGGAAAATGGGCATGTGATTGAATCCAACGATATCGTTTCTATTTTCACCGATCCTAAAGAACAGCTGACGAAAGAATTTATCAGTACGGCTACTCATCTTGATCAAGCATTAGAAAACGTACTTAAACACCCTACTCTCTTAAACTTACAAGCAAATGACCAATTGGCGAATATTTCTTATGTCGGAGACAGTACGAGTGAACCGCTGATTGCAGCTTTATCGCTTCGTTTCGGCGTTGCGACTAATATTATTTTTGGAAATGTTGAGTTTTTACAAGATACCCCTGTCGGAAACTTGGTCGTTGTTTTTTCAGGAGAATCTGCTCAGCAAGAAAAGGCCATTCATTATTTGAAATCACAGAATGTCAGAGTTGCTATTATCAATCACCAACAAAAAATTATTCAATTCAAAAAAGAAGCAGCAGCTATTTAA
- a CDS encoding methionine ABC transporter permease codes for MTTFFSTYFKNVLVLKNEIIESTLETLYMAGVTALIAGILGISLGVVLVVTDENGILKNTFIYRFLDNIVNTFRSLPFIILLALVVPLTRLLVHTSIGTTAALVPLVIGTVPFYARQIQVALLEVDPGVIEAAQSMGSSPLEIIFRVYLKEGLTSIIRVSALTIINVIGLTTMAGAIGGGGLGNLAIARGYNRYQNDVTLVATLIILVIVFISQFIGNQLVKKTSH; via the coding sequence ATGACTACTTTTTTTTCAACCTATTTTAAAAATGTATTAGTATTAAAAAACGAAATTATTGAAAGTACCCTTGAAACCCTGTATATGGCCGGTGTGACTGCTTTGATTGCTGGTATCTTAGGTATCTCGCTAGGTGTTGTTTTAGTGGTAACGGATGAAAACGGCATTTTAAAAAATACGTTCATTTATCGATTTTTAGATAATATTGTCAATACTTTCCGTTCACTGCCTTTTATTATTTTACTGGCATTAGTCGTTCCCTTGACGCGCTTATTAGTTCATACTTCGATTGGCACGACCGCCGCACTTGTTCCGTTGGTGATTGGGACCGTTCCTTTTTACGCTCGACAAATCCAAGTTGCCCTTTTAGAAGTTGATCCGGGAGTTATCGAAGCGGCCCAGTCGATGGGATCCAGCCCATTAGAAATCATCTTTCGTGTCTATTTGAAAGAAGGACTGACCTCAATTATCCGGGTTTCTGCTCTAACCATTATCAATGTGATCGGACTAACGACTATGGCTGGTGCTATTGGCGGAGGAGGTTTAGGCAATTTAGCGATTGCTCGCGGCTATAATCGCTATCAAAATGACGTCACTTTAGTGGCGACTTTAATTATTTTAGTCATCGTCTTTATCAGCCAATTTATTGGAAACCAATTAGTCAAAAAAACATCCCATTAA
- a CDS encoding NUDIX hydrolase — protein sequence MITHTFGVKKEKEHYQIRIGVYGILSDPEKKKILVVSPPNGSYLLPGGEKEKQETNEETLQRESMEELGCRIEIGQHLGDAEDYFYSTHRKQYYHNPAYFYVIDAWEKVSEPLEDFNELTWMTVPEALKKLKRGSHRWAVEQWMKMDKKN from the coding sequence ATGATTACTCATACTTTTGGCGTGAAAAAAGAAAAAGAACACTATCAAATCCGCATTGGAGTATATGGTATTCTATCTGACCCTGAAAAAAAGAAAATATTAGTTGTTTCACCTCCTAACGGCTCTTATCTGTTACCAGGCGGAGAAAAGGAAAAACAAGAAACAAATGAAGAAACGCTGCAACGAGAATCAATGGAAGAACTAGGCTGTCGGATTGAAATAGGGCAGCATTTAGGTGATGCAGAAGATTATTTTTACTCTACTCACCGAAAGCAGTACTATCATAACCCCGCTTATTTTTATGTCATTGATGCATGGGAAAAAGTCAGTGAACCCTTGGAAGATTTTAATGAATTGACCTGGATGACAGTGCCTGAAGCGTTAAAAAAATTAAAACGAGGCAGCCATCGCTGGGCAGTTGAGCAATGGATGAAAATGGATAAAAAAAACTGA
- the yidA gene encoding sugar-phosphatase translates to MSIELIAIDLDGTLLTNAKTISPKVKATLAEAKEKGIKIVLCTGRPLPGVKDYLKELNLEEEGDYVITYNGALVQKAHDGTAIAHHTMSFDDFLEIEAMSRKVGVHCQTLDKEAIYTANKDISPYTIRESSLVNMPVKYRSVEEMDPEIVISKMMMIDEPAILDRGIAQFPAEFYEKYTILKSEPFYLEVLNKAASKGQALKDLAGILNIPQQNVMAIGDNENDRDMIEFAGMGVAMDNAIDSIKEVSDHVTKSNESDGVAHVIEELVFSN, encoded by the coding sequence ATGAGTATCGAATTAATTGCCATTGATTTAGATGGCACCCTATTGACCAACGCAAAAACAATCAGCCCTAAAGTAAAAGCTACATTAGCTGAAGCAAAAGAAAAAGGCATTAAAATCGTATTGTGTACAGGACGGCCGCTGCCTGGTGTGAAAGACTATTTGAAAGAACTGAATTTGGAAGAAGAAGGCGATTATGTTATTACTTATAACGGTGCTTTGGTACAAAAAGCCCATGACGGCACAGCTATCGCTCATCACACGATGTCTTTTGACGACTTTTTAGAAATCGAAGCGATGAGCCGCAAAGTAGGCGTACATTGTCAAACATTAGATAAAGAAGCAATTTATACAGCTAATAAAGATATCAGCCCGTATACGATTAGAGAATCTTCATTGGTCAATATGCCGGTTAAATACCGCAGTGTTGAAGAAATGGACCCTGAGATCGTCATCAGCAAAATGATGATGATTGATGAACCCGCTATTTTAGACCGCGGCATTGCTCAATTCCCAGCAGAGTTTTATGAAAAATATACGATTTTAAAAAGTGAACCTTTCTATTTAGAAGTATTGAATAAAGCTGCCAGCAAAGGACAAGCCTTAAAAGATCTTGCTGGAATCTTAAACATTCCTCAACAAAATGTCATGGCGATTGGCGACAACGAAAATGACCGCGATATGATTGAATTTGCAGGTATGGGAGTAGCCATGGATAATGCCATTGACAGCATTAAAGAAGTCAGTGACCATGTCACAAAATCTAATGAGTCAGATGGGGTCGCCCACGTAATTGAAGAACTAGTATTTTCTAATTAA
- a CDS encoding MetQ/NlpA family ABC transporter substrate-binding protein yields the protein MKNIKKVLFGSLLLAGILFTTACGNQKADGSEKTTVKLGVVGEVNEPWEYVKEQLAADNIDLEIIKFSDYATPNTALAEGELDLNSFQTKIFLDAFNDDRNETLTVIANTVIAPLGIYSSKLKDVSEIKANDTIAIPNDVSNEGRALLLLQTAGLIEVDPTKGQIPVIEDITSNPLNLKFEALDSSQTARALEDVAASVINSGMAVDAGFIPTEDAIFLEPVTEESDPYFNVIAAREEDKDNEIYQKIVAAYQSDGTKKVIEDTSKGSSIPVWK from the coding sequence ATGAAAAATATTAAAAAAGTCTTGTTCGGTTCATTATTACTAGCAGGGATACTTTTTACAACAGCTTGTGGAAATCAAAAAGCTGATGGATCAGAAAAAACAACCGTTAAATTAGGCGTTGTCGGGGAAGTCAACGAACCTTGGGAATATGTGAAGGAACAACTGGCAGCTGATAATATTGACCTGGAAATCATTAAGTTTTCAGACTATGCAACACCCAACACTGCATTAGCAGAAGGCGAACTAGACCTGAATTCTTTTCAGACTAAAATCTTTTTAGATGCTTTTAATGACGACCGTAACGAAACTCTAACAGTTATCGCAAATACCGTGATTGCACCTTTAGGAATTTATTCTTCTAAATTAAAAGATGTCAGTGAAATCAAAGCGAATGATACTATTGCCATTCCAAATGATGTTTCTAACGAAGGTCGGGCTTTATTACTCTTACAAACAGCTGGTTTGATTGAAGTTGATCCAACTAAAGGTCAAATCCCAGTAATTGAAGACATTACTTCTAACCCTTTGAATTTAAAGTTTGAAGCACTTGATTCTTCCCAGACAGCACGAGCTCTTGAGGACGTAGCAGCTTCTGTGATCAATAGCGGCATGGCCGTTGATGCTGGTTTTATTCCTACTGAAGATGCAATATTTCTTGAGCCTGTAACGGAAGAATCGGATCCTTATTTCAATGTGATTGCCGCTCGCGAAGAAGATAAAGACAACGAGATCTATCAAAAGATAGTCGCTGCTTATCAATCAGACGGTACGAAAAAAGTGATCGAAGACACTTCTAAAGGTTCATCTATTCCAGTTTGGAAATAA